A single Leptolyngbya sp. FACHB-261 DNA region contains:
- a CDS encoding YdiU family protein produces the protein MTPNPFLTLNYEPALEALGNDYFDEVNAAEFPTHLLRFRNNDLLPLMGLNPHAVSDQDFIEAFGKFEGRQPLLALRYHGYQFGEYNSRLGDGRGFLYGQIRGTDGELYDLGTKGSGQTPYSRGADGRLTLKGGMREVLAAEALHELGVRTSRCLSMIETGEQLWRGDEPSPTRSSVMVRFNRSHIRFGTFERLHTLGRKDLVEKLLRHVIEQYYPDLRGETDAYALFYAQLVKRVAELAAQWMSVGFCHAVLNTDNMSITGESFDYGPYAFIPTYDTRFTAAYFDYYGRYSYGNQPGICRLNLEMLQRPLAMVIPEADLETGLAPFVEHYYLAYYQCMINKLGFDLPQPSSQTEDLLEQTIRFLAETQVGYHRFFWELARQFSSLWRDDPGHILSEIDFLPEPGQQALLEPWRVHYHQLLSQVPESELEQVAQRLRQHNPETALLRPEIEAVWEPIAQEDNWQPFYDLLKRLRVPH, from the coding sequence ATGACGCCTAACCCCTTCCTAACCCTCAACTACGAGCCAGCCCTAGAAGCGCTAGGCAATGACTATTTTGATGAGGTCAATGCGGCGGAATTCCCCACTCATCTCCTGAGATTTCGCAATAATGACCTGCTGCCGCTCATGGGTCTAAACCCTCACGCAGTGAGCGATCAAGATTTCATTGAGGCGTTTGGCAAGTTTGAGGGCAGACAACCCCTATTGGCCCTGCGCTACCACGGCTATCAATTTGGCGAATACAACTCACGGCTGGGTGATGGTCGCGGTTTTCTCTATGGCCAAATTCGTGGCACTGACGGCGAGCTTTACGATTTGGGAACTAAGGGCTCTGGTCAAACTCCCTACTCACGTGGCGCTGATGGACGACTGACCCTCAAAGGTGGAATGCGCGAAGTTTTAGCCGCCGAAGCGTTGCATGAATTGGGCGTACGCACATCCCGTTGTTTGAGCATGATCGAAACCGGCGAACAACTCTGGCGCGGTGATGAGCCTTCGCCAACGCGATCATCGGTGATGGTGCGTTTTAACCGCTCACATATTCGCTTTGGAACCTTCGAACGGCTGCACACTCTAGGACGTAAAGACCTAGTCGAGAAGCTACTGCGCCACGTAATCGAGCAGTATTATCCGGACCTGCGCGGTGAGACCGATGCCTACGCACTGTTCTATGCCCAACTGGTCAAACGGGTGGCAGAATTAGCTGCGCAATGGATGTCAGTAGGCTTTTGTCATGCTGTGCTCAATACCGACAATATGTCGATCACCGGTGAGAGCTTCGACTATGGCCCCTATGCCTTCATTCCCACTTACGACACCCGTTTCACCGCTGCCTATTTCGACTATTACGGACGATACAGTTACGGCAATCAACCTGGTATTTGCCGCCTGAATTTGGAAATGTTGCAGCGTCCTTTGGCAATGGTGATTCCGGAAGCTGATTTGGAGACAGGGCTAGCTCCTTTTGTTGAGCATTACTACTTGGCCTATTACCAGTGCATGATCAACAAACTGGGATTTGATCTGCCTCAACCCAGCTCCCAAACCGAAGATTTATTAGAGCAAACCATTCGCTTTTTAGCAGAAACTCAAGTCGGGTACCACCGCTTTTTCTGGGAGCTGGCCCGACAGTTTTCTAGCCTCTGGCGCGACGATCCAGGCCATATTCTCAGTGAAATCGATTTTTTACCTGAGCCAGGACAGCAGGCATTGCTAGAGCCTTGGCGCGTCCATTACCATCAATTGCTCTCTCAAGTTCCCGAAAGTGAACTGGAGCAGGTAGCGCAGCGCTTGCGCCAGCATAATCCTGAAACTGCCCTACTTAGGCCCGAAATTGAAGCCGTTTGGGAACCGATTGCACAAGAAGACAACTGGCAACCCTTCTATGATCTGCTCAAACGGCTGCGGGTTCCCCACTAG
- a CDS encoding tetratricopeptide repeat protein — protein sequence MEVLLVVLLVLASVAALVYWRSQAVKKRPVPVATPEQQASSIVEPSSTASAAEPGESQAPPPGFLADFLGQGISKMRQGDYGGAVLDFNQALRVDPNNADAYANRGGAYYYLGNIQKTLEDFNQALRLDPQLFSAYINRGNLRRSLGDFNGAITDYDQALALAPEHADVYYGRGICRYNLGDYQGALIDLSQAVQLNPSSVDAFCDRGNVYFGLGELQNAIADYDRALQLDANHARSYLCRGAVLAEQGETQAAIDDFTQTLRINPKDHTAYYQRAAVLDRQGDTEVALEDLNQALKLSPNYIAAYNLRGQVRESLGDLQGALEDYSQVLRIDANNAIAYYNRGHLRSRLAEYPTAVEDYTKAVSLDVNFAKAYLERGLTYEQLGDWQPALKNLQKAAELLQAQGKTGELYQQALSSLQRLKAR from the coding sequence ATGGAAGTTCTGCTCGTCGTGTTGCTGGTCCTAGCAAGCGTGGCTGCTCTTGTTTACTGGCGGTCGCAAGCAGTGAAGAAACGTCCTGTCCCGGTTGCGACTCCTGAGCAGCAGGCTAGCAGTATCGTCGAACCCAGTTCGACCGCGTCAGCAGCCGAGCCGGGCGAGAGCCAGGCGCCACCGCCAGGCTTTTTGGCGGACTTTTTGGGCCAGGGCATCAGTAAGATGCGGCAGGGGGACTACGGCGGTGCTGTGCTCGACTTTAATCAAGCGCTACGCGTGGATCCTAATAATGCCGATGCCTATGCCAATCGGGGAGGAGCTTACTACTATTTGGGCAACATCCAGAAAACGCTTGAGGACTTTAATCAGGCTCTGCGGTTAGATCCCCAGCTGTTCAGTGCTTATATCAACCGTGGCAATCTGCGCCGTAGTCTAGGAGATTTCAATGGAGCAATCACCGATTATGACCAGGCTTTGGCGCTAGCACCAGAGCATGCCGATGTCTACTATGGTCGGGGCATTTGCCGCTACAACCTGGGCGACTATCAGGGGGCACTGATAGATTTGAGCCAAGCTGTGCAGCTCAACCCCAGTTCTGTGGATGCTTTTTGCGATCGAGGCAATGTTTACTTCGGCCTGGGTGAACTGCAGAACGCAATCGCTGACTATGACCGAGCGCTTCAGCTTGATGCTAACCACGCTCGCAGTTACCTTTGCCGGGGAGCAGTCCTAGCTGAGCAGGGGGAGACACAGGCGGCTATCGATGACTTCACCCAGACTTTGCGCATTAATCCCAAAGACCATACGGCTTATTACCAGCGGGCTGCTGTGCTCGATCGTCAGGGTGACACAGAAGTGGCATTAGAAGATCTCAATCAAGCCCTCAAGCTTAGCCCGAACTATATTGCTGCTTATAACCTGCGAGGTCAGGTTCGCGAAAGCTTGGGCGATCTCCAGGGTGCCTTGGAGGACTACAGCCAGGTGCTCCGCATTGACGCCAATAACGCGATTGCCTACTACAACCGAGGGCATCTCCGGTCTAGACTGGCCGAATACCCAACTGCTGTGGAGGATTACACCAAGGCAGTGAGCCTGGATGTAAATTTCGCCAAGGCCTATCTGGAGCGGGGGTTAACCTACGAGCAACTAGGCGATTGGCAGCCAGCGCTCAAAAATTTGCAGAAGGCAGCAGAGCTGCTTCAGGCCCAGGGCAAAACGGGGGAGCTTTACCAGCAGGCTCTGTCCAGTCTTCAGCGACTCAAGGCGCGTTAG
- a CDS encoding glycosyltransferase family 39 protein, which yields MKLPINYNEGWNAYYALKAFSNLDLYQSQSQWTAVNYPPLSFYIVGGIGKLLGDPLQAGRYISFLALLVVSLGVSQAVKQLGGRPFDAVFSGIFCLALFGAFSNDYVGMNDPQLLAHAFVTGGLLCYLRKPADNCNLLMVASFVALGLFTKHNLIALPIAITIDLLLRSRQKFLRWLVYFALLIGAFTVITCTVAGIGFLDQVSSSRLYRLDRLFVGKGLVMTKRLVIPLLATMPWLVYALSREQLRVVSLYLLLSILVGFYAIGGDGTNFNMFFDAYISLSIAAGMLLSYLNQVRVRQAGNVINQLQKQLLDVACSAMPIVLSLSILAMTVRYVVQENNFLAAYYRLEALEQIYLEDVKFLANQPGLAICEDLLLCYLAKKPFVYDPFMAGQMTATGKLDEGETIDALKSGYFPVVQLNQPLETGTSQAIAGSSQVLLRERFLQTVLDNYSYQWRSGSRAFYIYEHRGELGSVLDAVKI from the coding sequence TTGAAACTGCCTATCAATTACAATGAGGGCTGGAACGCATATTATGCTCTCAAAGCATTCTCTAACCTAGATTTGTATCAAAGTCAGAGCCAATGGACCGCAGTAAACTATCCACCTCTATCTTTCTATATTGTTGGTGGCATTGGCAAGCTTTTGGGCGATCCGTTACAAGCAGGGCGTTATATCTCTTTCCTTGCTCTTTTAGTAGTATCTCTAGGTGTTAGTCAAGCTGTCAAGCAATTGGGCGGCAGACCCTTTGATGCCGTCTTCTCTGGTATTTTTTGTCTGGCTCTGTTTGGGGCCTTTTCCAATGATTATGTTGGCATGAATGATCCGCAATTGCTTGCGCATGCCTTTGTGACAGGTGGACTTTTGTGCTATTTGCGTAAGCCCGCCGATAATTGCAATCTTTTAATGGTTGCAAGCTTCGTTGCTTTGGGACTATTTACGAAACACAATTTAATCGCGCTACCAATCGCTATTACAATAGATCTGCTATTGCGTTCTCGCCAAAAATTTTTAAGGTGGCTTGTCTATTTTGCTCTGCTGATTGGAGCTTTTACCGTCATCACTTGTACAGTAGCAGGTATTGGCTTTCTAGACCAAGTAAGCAGTAGTCGGCTTTATCGCTTAGATCGACTCTTTGTGGGCAAGGGTTTAGTAATGACAAAAAGGCTAGTAATTCCTCTGCTAGCTACTATGCCTTGGTTAGTTTATGCTCTCAGTCGAGAGCAGCTTAGAGTTGTCTCCCTGTATTTGCTCCTATCTATACTAGTTGGGTTTTATGCCATAGGTGGCGACGGAACAAATTTTAATATGTTCTTTGATGCCTATATTAGCCTGTCGATTGCTGCTGGCATGCTCTTGTCCTACTTGAATCAAGTTAGAGTACGCCAAGCCGGAAATGTGATCAATCAACTCCAAAAGCAGTTGCTTGATGTAGCTTGCTCGGCAATGCCAATAGTCTTAAGCTTAAGCATATTGGCAATGACAGTTAGATATGTTGTGCAAGAGAACAACTTTCTAGCCGCTTACTATAGGCTTGAGGCTTTAGAGCAAATTTATCTTGAAGATGTAAAATTTCTTGCTAACCAGCCTGGTTTAGCCATCTGTGAGGACCTCCTGCTTTGTTACTTGGCTAAAAAGCCTTTTGTTTATGATCCGTTTATGGCAGGTCAAATGACGGCAACAGGTAAACTTGATGAAGGCGAAACCATTGATGCTTTGAAGTCAGGCTATTTCCCTGTTGTTCAATTGAATCAACCTCTGGAAACAGGAACGAGTCAAGCTATTGCTGGTTCTTCACAAGTTCTTCTCCGAGAAAGATTTTTGCAAACCGTGCTAGACAATTACTCTTATCAGTGGAGATCGGGATCTAGAGCCTTTTACATTTATGAGCACAGAGGTGAATTGGGCTCTGTCTTGGATGCTGTCAAAATTTAG
- the crtC gene encoding cyanoexosortase C — MNWPQLDQMSWGLLRESLRTAHSKIVLGGLLIGLCYLPVWLVESFHRTEKGIATPLILVAAMFLALQELWQQRQRLSSLQAPCEDRQLGYILILASSALFPFCRFAFWPQSLLCLLVLVGIALSSWGLAFFQNYPRPVFLVVLSVHPAPDIMIEHLWRALTPPQCVERLMAWLGSYALQLIGKQATATGPYISLPKGSVLVEWGCNGFNMAVTMALTGILLGLVLRQNWRMTTGLAIVGAILALIFNVPRIMLVTIAAVEWGPEPFKFWHGAWGGQIFSSILFTIYYYAVMGILPQKSIK; from the coding sequence ATGAATTGGCCACAATTAGACCAAATGAGTTGGGGGCTGCTACGAGAGAGCCTCAGGACCGCTCATTCCAAGATTGTATTGGGCGGTCTGCTGATAGGGCTGTGCTATTTGCCAGTGTGGCTTGTTGAATCCTTTCATCGAACTGAAAAGGGTATTGCAACCCCCCTGATTCTTGTGGCTGCCATGTTCTTAGCTCTTCAAGAGCTGTGGCAGCAACGGCAACGGCTAAGTAGTCTCCAAGCTCCTTGCGAAGACCGGCAATTAGGGTACATTCTAATCCTGGCAAGTTCTGCTCTTTTTCCCTTCTGCCGCTTTGCTTTTTGGCCCCAGTCCTTGCTCTGCTTGTTGGTCTTAGTGGGTATTGCCTTGAGTTCTTGGGGCCTGGCCTTTTTTCAAAACTACCCACGCCCTGTTTTTCTGGTAGTTCTGAGTGTGCATCCAGCCCCAGATATTATGATTGAGCACTTGTGGCGGGCGCTTACTCCCCCTCAGTGTGTCGAACGGTTAATGGCTTGGTTGGGAAGTTATGCCCTGCAATTGATCGGGAAACAAGCTACCGCTACAGGGCCTTATATCTCGTTACCCAAGGGGTCAGTCCTGGTTGAGTGGGGCTGTAATGGCTTCAACATGGCAGTGACCATGGCTCTGACCGGCATTCTTCTAGGCTTGGTTTTGAGGCAAAACTGGCGCATGACTACAGGACTAGCCATTGTAGGAGCAATCCTAGCCCTGATTTTTAACGTGCCTCGAATCATGCTGGTAACGATTGCTGCGGTTGAGTGGGGACCAGAGCCCTTCAAGTTTTGGCATGGTGCTTGGGGCGGACAGATCTTCTCATCAATCCTTTTCACCATTTACTACTATGCAGTGATGGGTATCTTGCCTCAGAAATCTATTAAGTAG
- a CDS encoding HpsJ family protein, giving the protein MATTSVPNSGSSSGAKILCRIVGFTCLAGFVIDMLALGFPPDFGNLEWRIGFLQQLGDRSIILLFGTALTIYGSRNLIKQLTLICLILGIVFHLSCILLIRDSLTLQQQTDKNITAQAAQLQTQIQSTQANPQAARNLTPEQLQQASNIVASRAETLRQGAKTGILKTGISSIGNLIAVGFGLISLGRCGARLSKG; this is encoded by the coding sequence ATGGCCACGACCTCTGTCCCCAATTCTGGAAGTTCGTCCGGTGCAAAAATTCTCTGCCGAATTGTGGGTTTCACCTGTCTGGCTGGCTTCGTCATCGATATGCTTGCGCTGGGCTTTCCACCAGATTTTGGTAACCTTGAGTGGCGGATCGGCTTTTTGCAACAATTAGGTGACCGAAGCATAATCTTGCTGTTTGGCACAGCTCTAACCATTTATGGTAGCCGCAACTTAATAAAGCAACTAACCTTAATCTGTTTGATTTTGGGGATTGTTTTTCATCTTTCCTGTATTTTGTTGATTCGTGATAGTTTAACTCTACAACAGCAGACTGACAAGAATATCACTGCGCAAGCGGCTCAACTACAAACTCAAATTCAGAGTACCCAGGCTAACCCTCAAGCTGCGCGCAATCTCACACCGGAGCAATTGCAACAAGCTTCAAATATTGTTGCCAGCCGTGCTGAGACATTACGACAAGGGGCCAAGACTGGCATTCTCAAAACAGGTATTTCCAGCATTGGTAATTTAATTGCAGTCGGATTCGGCCTGATTAGCTTGGGCCGTTGCGGAGCACGTTTATCTAAGGGCTAA
- a CDS encoding PTPA-CTERM sorting domain-containing protein, translating into MSLKTIGLKATLAAALVTGASMATAPAQAASLGPKTQILGNSVLSFAGTYSLTNASGATRDLSGTTTLKFNTINIFDGGTEGGSTGSFTSLTGSAIFKTLTLENGSITSPVTSFISGLTLNGKALSFDLTDFALRKTTVTNPLGGNVDGFIAGIEGNFIRNGGELFGEGAYTSQFRSNGSFSGDITAVPAPALLPGLVGLGLGIVRKRKQGEAEKAEAKA; encoded by the coding sequence ATGAGTCTCAAAACGATTGGCCTTAAGGCAACGCTTGCTGCTGCACTGGTGACTGGTGCATCAATGGCAACTGCCCCTGCTCAAGCTGCTTCACTAGGTCCCAAAACCCAAATTTTGGGCAATAGTGTACTTAGCTTTGCTGGCACCTACTCCCTCACCAATGCATCGGGAGCGACAAGGGATTTGAGTGGCACTACCACTCTAAAATTCAACACTATCAATATCTTCGATGGTGGTACTGAAGGTGGCAGTACGGGAAGTTTTACTAGCTTAACAGGCTCTGCTATCTTCAAGACCCTGACGTTGGAGAATGGAAGCATCACCTCACCGGTAACTAGCTTTATCTCAGGCTTAACTTTAAACGGCAAAGCCCTCAGCTTCGATCTTACTGATTTCGCCCTGAGGAAAACGACGGTCACCAACCCTCTCGGTGGTAACGTTGATGGCTTCATTGCTGGTATTGAGGGCAACTTCATCCGCAATGGTGGAGAACTGTTTGGCGAAGGCGCTTACACTTCACAGTTTCGGTCTAATGGCTCGTTCTCTGGTGACATCACCGCCGTTCCTGCGCCTGCCCTGCTTCCCGGCTTGGTAGGTCTCGGTCTCGGTATTGTGCGCAAGCGCAAGCAAGGTGAGGCTGAGAAAGCTGAAGCCAAGGCTTAA
- a CDS encoding beta-1,6-N-acetylglucosaminyltransferase, with product MTKVLYLIASHSNPEQVIRLVRTLKAGSPECQILIHHDHSSSRLDPAAFESLSQVYILKDYVSVLWGDFSMIEMELHCIRWLMANKIEFDWLVLLSGQDYPIQPVNQIEQFLQNTEYDGFIEYFPSEDPPSTAWNWGKTQGIERYFYRYYKMPSELKPVFYKLYRIVNRDWQPLLRVKSGRFGARLGLRCAVTPFSSDFHCYAGSQWHTLSYRCIEHIHQFVQSHPAFVDHYRHTLIPDESFFQTILLNEDSLKICNENKRYVSWRPPYPAILGVEDFDELVASNKHFARKFDERQDTKILDLLEQHLQTAPSTNVSS from the coding sequence ATGACTAAAGTTCTCTATCTGATTGCATCCCACAGTAATCCAGAACAAGTCATCAGATTGGTGAGAACTCTAAAAGCGGGTAGCCCTGAGTGCCAAATTCTGATTCACCATGACCACTCCAGCTCCCGTCTTGATCCAGCTGCCTTTGAATCGCTTAGCCAGGTCTACATCCTGAAAGATTACGTTTCAGTTTTATGGGGAGACTTCTCCATGATTGAGATGGAGCTTCACTGTATTCGCTGGTTAATGGCTAATAAAATTGAGTTTGACTGGCTAGTTCTGCTCTCAGGTCAAGATTATCCGATTCAACCTGTCAACCAAATCGAACAGTTTTTACAGAATACTGAGTATGACGGCTTTATAGAGTATTTCCCATCAGAGGATCCGCCCTCTACGGCTTGGAATTGGGGTAAGACCCAGGGTATAGAGCGCTATTTCTATCGCTATTACAAAATGCCCTCAGAGTTAAAACCAGTTTTCTATAAGCTATATCGCATCGTCAACCGTGACTGGCAGCCTCTCCTGCGAGTCAAGTCTGGACGGTTTGGTGCCAGATTAGGCTTACGTTGTGCTGTGACTCCATTTAGCTCTGATTTCCATTGCTATGCAGGTTCGCAATGGCATACACTGTCCTATCGTTGCATCGAACATATCCACCAATTTGTGCAAAGCCATCCAGCCTTTGTGGATCACTACCGGCACACGTTGATTCCAGATGAATCTTTCTTTCAAACAATTTTGCTGAATGAGGACTCGTTAAAAATCTGTAATGAGAATAAGCGCTATGTCTCGTGGAGACCGCCTTATCCAGCCATTTTGGGCGTTGAGGACTTCGATGAACTAGTAGCCTCTAATAAGCACTTTGCTCGCAAATTCGATGAGCGACAAGACACAAAGATTTTGGATCTTCTGGAACAACATCTGCAAACAGCTCCCTCAACCAATGTAAGCAGCTAA
- a CDS encoding glycosyltransferase family 4 protein gives MNCEQKFEGLRSEPSTRRRVLFVDHAAVLGGAELSLLDLATAYRQTSQVLLFADGPFRERLEAAGVPVVVNLAPEAALSVRTSDRFGALKVFPALGWMAHRVATLACDFELVHANSQKAFVAAALARLIGGPPVVWHLRDILTARHFSGLNRRLAVTLANRCAARVLVNSRATGQAFVAAGGRPDLVTLVYNGLPVEVFDRLDPAQSLAIRHELGVGEAPLVGVFSRLSYWKGQHVLLEAARQLPNVHVLLVGEALFGEVEYTAQLKTLAALPELAGRVHWVGFRSDVPALMAACDIVAHTSTEPEPFGRVIVEGQLARRPVVATAAGASTELIEDGVTGCLVPPGDAQALASAIEKLLADSGAAQALAERGAAHARATFSLEALLATFDQALQSVPN, from the coding sequence ATGAACTGTGAGCAGAAGTTTGAAGGCTTGAGGTCTGAACCCTCGACCCGCCGTCGAGTGCTATTTGTCGACCATGCTGCGGTATTGGGGGGTGCAGAGTTAAGCTTGCTCGATTTGGCGACGGCTTATCGGCAAACAAGCCAGGTGCTTTTGTTTGCCGATGGTCCCTTCCGGGAGCGATTGGAGGCTGCCGGGGTGCCGGTAGTGGTTAACCTTGCGCCTGAGGCTGCCCTGTCTGTCCGTACCTCTGATCGCTTCGGTGCCCTCAAAGTCTTTCCAGCCTTGGGTTGGATGGCACATCGAGTAGCGACTTTAGCATGCGACTTTGAGTTGGTGCATGCGAACTCCCAAAAGGCGTTTGTGGCGGCGGCACTGGCCAGGCTAATCGGCGGTCCACCAGTGGTTTGGCACCTGCGTGATATTTTAACCGCTCGCCACTTCAGCGGTTTGAACCGTCGCCTTGCCGTAACCCTGGCCAATCGCTGTGCCGCTCGGGTTTTGGTTAATTCACGCGCTACGGGTCAAGCTTTTGTTGCTGCGGGTGGCAGGCCGGACCTAGTGACATTGGTTTATAACGGTTTGCCAGTCGAGGTGTTTGACCGGCTAGACCCGGCGCAGTCCTTAGCAATTCGCCATGAGCTTGGCGTGGGTGAAGCTCCGCTCGTTGGGGTGTTTAGCCGCTTGTCTTATTGGAAGGGACAGCATGTCCTCCTAGAAGCAGCTCGCCAGCTGCCAAATGTGCATGTGCTTTTAGTTGGCGAAGCACTGTTTGGTGAGGTGGAGTACACGGCCCAACTCAAAACTCTGGCTGCCTTGCCTGAGTTAGCAGGTCGGGTGCATTGGGTTGGCTTTCGTAGTGATGTGCCTGCGCTCATGGCTGCATGCGACATTGTGGCCCATACCTCTACTGAGCCAGAGCCGTTTGGTCGAGTGATTGTGGAAGGTCAGTTGGCAAGACGACCTGTCGTAGCGACCGCAGCCGGTGCGTCGACGGAGTTAATTGAGGATGGTGTCACTGGCTGTCTGGTACCACCGGGCGACGCTCAAGCTCTAGCCAGCGCGATTGAGAAACTACTAGCTGACTCTGGCGCAGCTCAAGCATTAGCAGAACGGGGAGCGGCTCATGCACGAGCAACATTCTCGCTAGAAGCGCTCTTGGCAACCTTTGACCAAGCCCTGCAATCTGTACCCAATTAG
- a CDS encoding glycosyltransferase family 4 protein, which yields MKTLQLGMGWFPEQAGGLNRVYYDCMQYLPAAGVQMRGLVAGSPAVAQTSGGQVQAFAPREASLLQRWRGVRQAVGKALAEENYPLVVSHFALYTFPVLDRLGRRPLVMHFQGPWALEGRVEGGKTLSTWFKRQLEQTAYRRMTQFIVLSEAFRNILNREYGVPLERIHVVPPGVAVERFDPTLPRSVARTQLGWPQDRPILLAVRRLAKRMGLENLIAAMAQVRREHPDALLMIAGKGALGTTLQAQIEELNLTENVRLLGFVSDQDLALAYRAANFSVVPTVALEGFGLIVIESLAAGTPVLGTPVDSIPEILRPFSEDLVFESSAAEHLAQGISEALSGLRQLPSEQACIDYVQQHYTWPVIASRVKSVYQAALTGDAV from the coding sequence GTGAAAACATTACAACTTGGTATGGGCTGGTTCCCGGAGCAGGCCGGGGGGCTCAATCGGGTTTATTACGACTGCATGCAATACCTGCCAGCGGCAGGGGTGCAGATGCGTGGCTTAGTTGCGGGTTCACCTGCGGTCGCCCAAACCTCAGGCGGACAGGTGCAAGCCTTTGCGCCTCGCGAAGCTTCTCTGCTGCAACGGTGGCGAGGGGTTCGTCAAGCGGTGGGGAAAGCTTTGGCAGAAGAAAATTACCCTCTGGTGGTCTCGCACTTTGCGCTGTACACCTTTCCAGTTCTCGACCGCTTAGGTAGGCGGCCTTTGGTAATGCATTTTCAGGGACCCTGGGCGCTTGAAGGTCGGGTAGAAGGGGGTAAAACCCTTTCCACCTGGTTTAAGCGGCAGCTGGAGCAAACAGCCTATCGACGCATGACCCAGTTCATTGTGCTGTCTGAGGCGTTCCGCAACATCCTGAACCGAGAGTATGGTGTGCCCTTGGAGCGCATTCACGTTGTACCCCCCGGCGTGGCCGTTGAGCGCTTTGACCCCACGTTGCCCCGCAGCGTGGCCCGGACGCAATTGGGTTGGCCTCAAGATCGCCCCATCTTGCTAGCTGTACGCCGGTTAGCGAAGCGCATGGGCTTGGAGAACCTGATCGCAGCTATGGCTCAAGTCCGGCGCGAGCATCCGGATGCCCTGTTAATGATTGCCGGTAAAGGCGCTCTAGGAACCACGCTGCAAGCTCAGATTGAAGAACTAAACCTGACTGAAAATGTACGCTTGCTAGGCTTTGTCTCCGACCAGGATTTGGCACTAGCGTACCGCGCCGCTAACTTTTCAGTCGTTCCAACCGTGGCTCTAGAAGGGTTTGGCTTGATTGTGATCGAGTCACTGGCGGCTGGAACGCCAGTTCTGGGAACACCAGTCGACAGCATTCCCGAAATTCTGCGGCCTTTTTCTGAAGATTTGGTGTTTGAGAGCAGTGCAGCTGAGCACCTAGCTCAAGGGATTTCGGAAGCCCTCTCCGGGCTGCGTCAGCTACCCAGCGAGCAAGCCTGCATAGATTACGTGCAGCAACACTACACTTGGCCCGTGATTGCTAGTCGAGTCAAGTCAGTGTACCAAGCGGCTCTGACAGGCGATGCGGTATGA